The Trueperaceae bacterium sequence CGGGCGCCGGTAGCGCCCCGACCGGTGCGCCCAGGCGTCGAACGCCAGCGTCGCGAACGGCGGGAGGGTGGCGAGGAACCCCAGCGCGTACGTCCCCGGACCCCAGCGGCGGGCGACGCCGACGCCCAACCCGAGGGCGAGGAAGGCGATCACCAGACCGCCGTG is a genomic window containing:
- a CDS encoding DUF3817 domain-containing protein: MRAVLDAPALLTGFRAIAHLEAVSWAGLLTGMALERGVPRYEALGDRLVFLFGSAHGGLVIAFLALGLGVGVARRWGPGTYALGFLATLPPFATLAFDAWAHRSGRYRRP